TACTTGCCAGTTTTGCAGATTTTTACAGAACATTCGGCGAAGACACGTCCATCACTGTTGTTGAGGCATGCAACAGAGTGAATGACCGACTGCCCCGCTTTAGGATGGATAATGATTTTCCGCCTATGAATTACACACAATTGATGGCTACCACGCGAAGCACCTGTGACGGAATGTCCGCTTTAACGATTTTTGTGATGCGTGGATTGGGTATTCCCGTCACTTATGATTTTACGCCCAAATATGTCGAATTAAAGGCAGGCCACTCGTGGAACAGTGTGTACGACAGTGCTGTTCACGTGTCTTTTATGGGAACACAATCAAATCCCGGTGAACCGCATCAGGGTACGGATTTTCATATCGCTAAAATATATCGCCATGTATATGCCAATCAGAAGAATGTAACCACAGATGCTGTAAACATTCCGCCATTACTGAAGGATGTAAATGGCATGATTGATGTAACCGCAGAATATGGGAAAAGTGCAGATATACGGGTTCCATTACTGAACAGTCATTTGAACAAAACAGGATATGCTTTTTTGGCTATCCTTCAGGGGGATGTGTGGCATCCTGTTGGTTGGGGCGTGGTTACCGGCGATTCCATCCAATTTCTATCCGCAGGTAAAAATATTTACTATCTTCCTGTTTATTACAACAATGGTGTGCAATCTCCGGCTTCGTATCCCTTTCTATTGAACGAAGACGGCAGTTGCCGGTTTATCAAGCCCGATGCAGAGAAATTAACAATACCTTTCAACGGACCGCACATCCTATCTGCGGCTGCTTCCTATACCCTGAAAAGTACAGACTTCGACAAAGGCGGTCTGGGCGTTTCATATTACGACACAACGCCGCAAACCACCGGCGACACTATTTACCGGAGCACCGGCGGTGATAGTGATTTTCAGGGTGTTGATATTCTACCCGATGGGAAAAGCATCGGATATAATGCTGCAGGCGAATGGATGTTCTATACGGTAGAAGTGCAGGATGCGGGAAACTACATTATAGAGACGGAAGTAGCGGTAAATGGACAGGGCATCATTCATTTTGAAGTGGATGGCGTTGTGATGAAGCCGGTTACTTATGGATCTACCGGTGGTTATGGTTCATGGCGATGGTTTCTTCTGTCCCAGCCTCTTACGTTAACTGAAGGTGCGCATAAGATAAAATTCTGTATTGATGCTGCAAATTTCGATTACAGGAATTTTAGATTCACGTATCAAAAAGAGAGGAAGTGGGAAACCAAGCCATTTAATGGTCCGCATATCCTCTCTGCCACTACTCCGTGCATATTGAAAAGTGTGGATTTTGACAAAGGCGGTCAGGGTAATGCCTATTACGACACAACACCGACAGCCAATCACAATGTCAGTTATCGGATAGATGGCGGCGACAGCAATAGTCCGGACGTTGATATTCAATCCGATCTGTTAGGCATCGGATACATTGCCTCTGACGAATGGTTGATATATACGCTGGAAGTACAGGATGCCGGGGAGTATCTCATATCGGCAGAAGTAGCCTGTACCGGTGCAAGCGTTTGTCATATTGAATTGAACGGTATTAATGTAACCGGTCCGGTATCCATACCACAAACAGGGGGATGGGCTATCTGGAACTGGTTTGACATACAACATCCTGTAAGACTTAGTGAAGGTACGCATCAGATAAGATTCTATTTTGGTACGCCTGTCTCTATGAATCTAAGGAACCTGAAATTCACGTATCAATAATAAAGGGGTTTGGTATCACAAGGCGGATTGGATTCAAATACAGGGCAAAAAAATATAAAAATATATTATAAAAAATAACAAATCATAATTAACCTGAAGGAGAAAAAGTGGTAACGGAAATCGTTTTTCGGCGCAACCCGTACCACACATACTCCTTTCTAAAAAGAAAAAATAACGGCAAAGACAAGAAATAAATGTTGCGGACACATGGTTGTACCACCTGCCGTGGCGGCAATCATTTACAAGCTTTATTATTGCAGGCTTGCCAAGCCGATGCAGAAATGATTGAAGAGGTTTAGTATCTAATTTTAAAACAATAAAATTTATGTTGCAGTTCAGTAATTCAAGTAAAATAATGGAGCCTGAATCCATTAAAAAAAATGTAATGAGCAGAAAATTAAGCATTATTATATCTATAATAGTGATTGCAATTGCAGGGGTGTTGGTCGGATGTCAGAAAGAGACAGAAACGGAAGGCCACGTTGAAGTAAGAAAAATAGATTATTCTAACCTTGATCAGTCTGTACGGCTGAAAAGTGGTAGTG
Above is a window of Bacteroidales bacterium DNA encoding:
- a CDS encoding carbohydrate-binding protein, producing MRYIIIIIPIFFLFSCTSGYSPEIEYVLQQAGSNRPELERVLKHYGRNPADSLKLKAAGFLIANMPGKYSEYYDAPWNDVATVMLRWTSSSDKRLVMDTYQMDEPVIEHDLTHISAEYLINNIELAFMVWREMPWGKNIPFDIFCEEILPYRVSTEPLENWREKVLASFADFYRTFGEDTSITVVEACNRVNDRLPRFRMDNDFPPMNYTQLMATTRSTCDGMSALTIFVMRGLGIPVTYDFTPKYVELKAGHSWNSVYDSAVHVSFMGTQSNPGEPHQGTDFHIAKIYRHVYANQKNVTTDAVNIPPLLKDVNGMIDVTAEYGKSADIRVPLLNSHLNKTGYAFLAILQGDVWHPVGWGVVTGDSIQFLSAGKNIYYLPVYYNNGVQSPASYPFLLNEDGSCRFIKPDAEKLTIPFNGPHILSAAASYTLKSTDFDKGGLGVSYYDTTPQTTGDTIYRSTGGDSDFQGVDILPDGKSIGYNAAGEWMFYTVEVQDAGNYIIETEVAVNGQGIIHFEVDGVVMKPVTYGSTGGYGSWRWFLLSQPLTLTEGAHKIKFCIDAANFDYRNFRFTYQKERKWETKPFNGPHILSATTPCILKSVDFDKGGQGNAYYDTTPTANHNVSYRIDGGDSNSPDVDIQSDLLGIGYIASDEWLIYTLEVQDAGEYLISAEVACTGASVCHIELNGINVTGPVSIPQTGGWAIWNWFDIQHPVRLSEGTHQIRFYFGTPVSMNLRNLKFTYQ